DNA sequence from the Corvus hawaiiensis isolate bCorHaw1 chromosome 6, bCorHaw1.pri.cur, whole genome shotgun sequence genome:
TTCTATAAATTTATTCCAAATCACCAGTATCTTTCCAGCAATGAGAGTTTCCAATATTTTATTGTTCCAACAGCTATAGTGAGCACACTATGTAATTTCCTCTGTCTTTATGGAGGCCTGGATTTACTGTGGCCGGGTTTACTGCCAGAGGCAATTGCAAGTGCATTCATTTTTACTGTGCACTACATGCAGTGAGCATATAATGATCTTCTGGAACCATTCTGCTCTGGTCTGTCTCTTCCATTAGATATAAAAGTTTAACATCTTTGCCTTAGCTGTATTTGCACATCCCCTCCCCTATGCTCATTATCTCACATGCTCTCATTTTCCTAATCTCTTAAATCACTTTGGataatttctgttctgttcatgTTTGTATAATGCATTGCATAATTTAATCTGTGAACCTCCAAATGATACCAAATTTATTCAACTAGCAGCTGCCACACAGATCAAGGTTCTTCCGAGACagagaaagcaggaagaaaatctttccCCATAGGAATCATTACCGTTTCTCTAAGAGAAGACATTTGCAAACAACAGGAAGAAGTCCAGGATCCAGTTTCTGCTTAGTAAATAAAAGGTGGGTATCAACAACTCTACAGACTACTTTATGGTCTTTTGCCTACTTTTCTTGTAATGATCACTGAATAAATAATGGTGTATCAACCCCACTGTCTCTTGAAATCCTCCACATTCATTAAGTCTTTCTTATATTTCCATGTATCTTTCTGATATTTATATTCTTATCTATCAATTTCTCATTTGAAGTGGTTTTTTACCCCAAGACAATCTCTGGCTACAGGTAAAGATGACATGCTCAAAAGCAAAGGCAAGATCTTAGGTCTCTCAGCTAAATAAGCTATACATACCCACTGCTAAAGTAGGCACACATTGCTCCATCTCTCCAGGAAAGCTGGatttttccaaactgaaatCTATTAGGTAGCTGAGCTTTCATTGCTTGAAGTTAACAGTTGGTTCAAATGCCTGGACTTGATCTGTCTTTTCAGGTCATTAGGAATTCAGTCAGGACAAACTGTCTCCTCCGACACCGAGAAGCAACAAGCAATGCCAGGGCGTTATATCTGTGCTCCATATCCTTCTCTGGCCAGCAGATTACTTATGTGTTAATTCAGTGTTGTAGTGCTGGAGGGGGAAGGCGAAAGGACaatgtattttcctttattcttgAAAGCTTCCTGATTTGATCCAAATGACATGATTACATTTTGCAGAgttgctgcagctgcctgtccaGAGACAAAACTGCAAGAGGCAAGGCAGGCTGAAGCAGCCCTAGATCACGAGCTGGAATTAGTACTGttgcacagaaatgcaaaacaaaatttcacAAATTTTCTTAATTGACTACCATACTCTGTGCGTGTGTTCAAAATGTTATTTGATAAAAACAGTGTCTTTTCAGGAATTAAGTAAATTTCTACATGCTTCAGAGCTTCTATACCATGAACACATTCTGCCATAAGTATTTCTGAATCTAAAGAACAGTCCTCATCAACTGAATCCAAGCAACTGCCATCTAGTTCACCCTAGGTAAGATATTCTTGCAAAATGTAGATCTCCATGAAATATATGTAATCATTAACACTGAAGTCCTCTTTGGAACTAATTTTTCTCTGGAACTGAGCAGAGCTTTCTTTGCTTGAGTCTCCTCAAATGTGGGTTGCTGGTGCTGAAAGCCTTTAGTAGGATTTATTTTCACTAAATCAAGGTATGTCTTATCTGGAAAGTAACCCTCAAAATATTAGTCAGATAAATTCATCTgccttttcaaaatttttatttaagaatgTTTTCACACTTGTATATACAACTGCACTCACCACTTCTCaatggaataaaaaatattgggGGTGGAGGGTCGGGGAACAGAAAGAAGAGTGAAAATCAAAATTAGGGTATCAAAAGAAACATCAGGTAGGAAACCTTAGTAAGCATTTATACTGTTTTAGGAAAGAAATTGACAAGTAAACTGTCTTACAGGGACAATTTTGCAAACCCTATAAACAAGAGTACTCTGACAAACCTCGTAGTTTGATTTAACAAAAACCCTGCTGCAACCAGAAGAGTCAAATCTTCGAACAACATATAGAAATGTAAAAAGGTGAAGGTGCAACCAGAAAAGCCCAGCTGAACCAAGGGCGGTAATCCGATGCACTGAAATAAACACTGGGGTGCTTCCCCTCATGAAGGAGCACCCAGAGCAGCCGCTCCCATAAGATCGCCGGCCACGCGCCCgcgcgggcagccccgggacagGACAGCCCCGGGACAGGACAGCCCCGGGACAGCGCAGCCCCGGGACAGGACCGCCCCGGGACAGGACCGCCCCGGGACAGCGCAGCCCCGGGACAGGACAGCCCCGGGACAGCGCAGCCCCGGGACAGCGCAGCCCCGGGACAGGACCGCCCCGGGACAAGCCCGCCCCGGGACAGGACAGCCCCGGGACAGGACAGCCCCGGGACAGCGCAGCCCCGGGACAGGACCGCCCCGGGACAGGACCGCCCCGGGACAGGACCGCCCCGGGACAGGACCGCCCCGGGACAGCGCAGCCCCGGGACAGGACAGCCCCGGGACAGCGCAGCCCCGGGACAGCGCAGCCCCGGGACAGGACCGCCCCGGGACAGGACCGCCCCGGGACAAGCCCGCCCCGGGACAGGGCAGCCCCGGGACAACGCAGCCCCGGGACAAGCCCGCCCCGGGACAGCGCAGCCCTGGGACAAGCCCGCCCCGGGACAGGACAGCCCCGGGACAGCGCAGCCCCGGGACAGCGCAGCCCCGGGACAGGGCCGCCTCGGGACAGCGCAGCCCCGGGACAAGCCCGCCCCGGGACAAGCCCGCCCCGGGACAGCGCAGCCCCGGGACAAGCCCGCCCCGGGACAAGCCCGCCCCGGGACAGGACAGCCCCGAGACAGCGCAGCCCCGAGACAGCGCAGCCCCGGGACAGGCCCGCCCGGGGCACGGCCGAGGCTGAGGGAGCGCCGTGCCCGGCCGGGACCGCGCGCCCCCACATTGGCTGCCATTGGCTGCCGCGCCTGTCCATCAGCGGGCGAGGCGGGGCCAGCGCCAGTCGTTCGTCATCGCGGGGCGACGGCGCGGCCGTGGCCAGGCCTGGCGTCATGGCGGCGGCGGTGCCCGGCCCGCTCCTGCCCGGCGGCCGCGCTCCGGAGGTCGACCCTGCGGCCTCTGAGGTAGCGAGCAGCGCCCTGCGCTGTCTGGTCGGGCTGGCGGGGCAGGTGAGTGAGGGGCGGGCGGAGGGAGAGGCCCAGGGCGGAGCTGGCTTGGGCGCCGCGCCCGCTTCACATCACCTCGCCTCGGGGGTCCGCGCAGAGCTGGCTCCTGCTTCTTCCCGGCTTGCGGGGCCCTTGTGGGCTCCAGGAACGGAGCTGCAGAGGACATAAGTTTGCCACAAACAAGGGAGCTGCCTCGCTTCTGGAGGTTGTTCGCGCCCGCCTGGCTTCTGCCAAGGCTGGAGCAGCGGTGCCGtctgcctctccctctccctccggccggggcagccccagggtgcgtggctgctgctgctgctgctcctgctgctgctgcttctcctgcttctctccCGCAGCCGGCACCGTCCCTTTGCCTCGCAGTGACGGGACGTCGCGTGTCACTTTATAATTTAACAGATGATCTCTTCCATAGGAAATGCAATTTGCTTAATTGCTGTATCTTAATTAATTACTCGGAATTGAAAAGCTACTGAAAGCTTACAGTGCATTAAGCCAAAATAAATTATCAGGAGCTTGAAGTTAGCCCTGCCTTGGTAATAACATACTATGAAACCCACAGTGTATTTGAGCGTCAGAATTTTTAGAGGTGCTTTGCTTTGTGGTACTTAAGTTGAAGCACGTACTTCATGTTTAGTAATGTCTATGAATTGTGTAACAGATATTATGGTAGGCCTTTGTCAGGAGAAggttttaataataatttaattattgcTACAAATAATTTACAGATTAATTTTCCACTATGGAAACATATATGTAGTTCTGTGAAGGCATTAGAAGCACACTCTTACTTCAAAAGTTAGCAGTTGGAAGGTTTGGGGCCAGATGATGAGCAATATCTGCAGGAGCTAGTGTAACTTAATGTATGTTTGGTACAGAAATGGGCTCTTAGATGCCTAGGCAGTTTAGGAGTAGCTGCTGGCtgatctgaaattattttttagagTGTTTCACCTGTCATCTGTGTAGAACTCTTATTATATTTGCTTCTCACCTCCAAGTCTGCTAACAAATGTCtctgttttcaaacaaaagGCAAGCAAAATTAAGGGCATGATAATTCAGGCACTTACTTAAGAGTTCAGTTTTCCTATCTCTATAAAGTGATTAAAAACTACAGTGCCTTTTGGACAGGAGCACAGTGCTAAGCAGTGTGATGTTCAGACACAGCTGACTCAGGATTACTGAGGCATGAAAACTATCTATTGAGGTTTAAAGGCCCCGTAATTCTTCCTGGTGAAAATTCTGAATGTGATCAATGGAGAGCTAGTGACTGTCAGTTTATCTAGATGTAAGGACAACACTATGAATGACAGTATTACAACACGTCAGAGAAAAGCTGAAACTTTTGTATTTATGAAAAACACAAAGGAGACTAAAGGGAAAGTTTCCTAAGCTCTTAACTAGGGCATTCATCACAAGTTTAATTAATTGTTTCTAAACCtacattaaaatttatttttctgtcttgttttcagtagcttaatttttttccaaagctgtcTCTACAACTAGCCTCTCACTGGACAGATccaagtgatttttaaaaatgactgGGTGTGCACAGGCAGTTGTGAGAAAACTGTTTAGAGTTGCCACATCCCCTCAGTAGAGTTACAGTACCTATGATGCAGAGTATAATTCTCTTGATTGGTGTTTGGAGTGTCTTCTTTCCGTGACAACAGACCCATTTTACTGTCCAGTGCAATGAGCTAGAAGGATCTGGTTGCTCCATCTTAGCTGTGAAAGTCCTCTTCATTGCTCAGTTATGATCCTTTCCAGTTAAGTTACACACTTGTCTGCCAGTGCTTGAGTTCTGACAGATTCAACTTCTGTGTTTTACCCCCTTACTGATTCTAGCAAACTATCTTGCATTTTTGACTGAAACTACTGATTCCCCGTTTCCCTTTTACAGAGATGAGTGAACATGTGGCAGATTGCTAGCAGTCACAGTTTGTGATTCATCATAGTAGTTTAAGTTGGATTTATGCTGGTAAGTTGGGCTGTAAGCAGGAATATTTCTGACACAGGAGTTTTTTTACTGGAGCAATCAATGGCGTGACCAGGAGGACATCTGACAATGGCAACTCTTAAAACCAATATAGCTGATCCTGAAAAGTTCTTTAAGATTCAAGTAATAGGCAGTGTTAacataaaactaattttaaaggGCTGAAATTACTTATGATCCTGTAAATTGCTGCAGAATAGGCTGTGGACTTGTAATCAGACAAAGGCTTTGAAGTTATCAAAACACTAAATTTATAAATCTCTTTGTCACAGTTTTAGTAAGTAATAGGATGTGAAAGACTGAGAACTTACTCTATTGTATTAGAAACCTTTGTTGATGCAAGAGGggtttattcttttatttaaaagcagtgTCTGTGAGTTAAAAGTATCACTGGCTTCTAAGTTAGAagttctgttgctttttgtgCATTGAACCACCTGGACAGGAGTTGTCCATTATGATACGAAGGCACACATAAGCTTATTCTTTTTGAAAAAGGAGGATTATTAGGAAATTGCAGTAGCACTTCTATTTTGTTTCATTCGGGTTGCTTAATCTACACCTTTCTTACACTGTCAGTAAACTGTAATATAGGAGATGTTGCTCTAGAAACTTTGGGCAGAAATGCGTGCTTCAGATGATCACATATGCACAGTGGCTTAATTCCTAAAGTAAATTTTATTCCTACTAAATTCTAAATGCATTCTTTAGTCTTGTTCAAGACTAGTATATCCTAGAACATTACTTTTCCTACGTCCTATGTACTTAGCGTAACTACTAAACAGGCATAACTGTGTGAAAATGAGCTAAAATACATTATATATCTAGTTAGACTGTCTCCTTTGCTATGTAATTTGGGAATTAACCCTGAATGTAACAAAGCTGATCTTCAACTAGAGAAGGAAGGTTCAGGTTTATAGCTCTTTACAAAACTCTGTTAATGCTGGGATTTGAAACTAACATGGGACAGCTTGTCATCCACTGCTTTGTCTTCAGAGTGATGGAGGCATTCTTGTGTTCAATTCTCAGTGTTTCCTCATACACTTCGTGGTGGCTTCAGGACACAAGTGCATATGCATTTTGTGTTCTTGTTCATAATACTTGATGCTGGTAGAAGTTAAATATCTTTAGACCATGACTTAAAGGTCACCTTTGTCATCTTCCTGAGGTACCTTTTTCTATTTCCacccccactttttttttttttttttagtggaagGAGTGAGGGATAGATGTGCAAATATACATATGAATTGGGAATTCAGTGTTGCAAGCAGAGTACATGTAGGTCCTCTTGATTTCAAACAAGAATTTTATCTGTATTTAGAGTTTGGGGTATCACTTGCAGGATGTTTGGTTGGAGAACAACCTACTTAACTTTGGGAAATGAAAGTGAGCACTACTTTAAGATCTTGAGAAGAGCTTTAGTGTAACAAAAAGGGCAAAGTTAGGTGTGAAAGTGTGTTAGTTCATCAGAGATTATTGACAATCAGCTTTGTATTAGTGTATTTTTAGCTTATAGAAGATACATAGTTCTTTTAAATAATACTTCAAATTCATTatgtatgtttttctttattgccTTGGGAGTTAAATATTGCAATTCCTTGGCAGTGAAAATAGACTGTGGCAATTGTTAATTTCAATACAAATGTATATACAGGAAAATAGTGTGATTTGAAAATAGGTTTAATAGTGGTGCTGTGTAATCTAGAGTTTGTTAAACCTTGTGATTTTCagatatgtttatttttatgcacttatttttaaaataaagcttccTTTGGATTAGCAGCAAGTAAAAATTCAAGAATGTGGCATGGTGTTACATCAGACATGGGTCATGGAGGCATAGATAGTCTTGTAATCTTGGAATAAAATACATGAACTTACAGGAGACTGCTATCCTGGGTCATGTTTCTTTGTACTGGTGGTTCTAGTATCCACTAAAAGAAAAGATGGTGTGAGCGATTAACATGAACAATATGCTTTCATACAAGAATTAATGTAATAAATCCAAGGACTGAATTAATACAATGAAAGCATGATGAGTTAGTAAGGAAATTTTAGTTTTAGAATATGTTCTACAAATACTAATTTACTGAGAATATGATAGCTGCTTGCACTATAATTGATAGCAAATCTTTCCAATGTTCTCATCTAAAAGTGGGGTGGATCTATATGAGACTGAGCATAATTGTTGTCTTGTAGAAGTCTTGTATACTTTTTTGATGTTAATACagataatataattttttattgtgtttgtTTTGCCCTGTTGAAGCTTAATCTTGGAGACGATATTGTGAAAGTTGTAATCGATTGGAGCAAGCTTCAGAGCACATCAGCCCTTCAGCCAGCGTTGCTGTTTAGTGCACTTCAGCAGCATATTTTATGTTTACAGGTAAATATTTCATGGGACACATTTGACTTCAAAAAAGTGATCAACAACTAAAAGTAGTTATCTCTGCTGtaaaatttcagtaattttgaTCTTATGTTGCTGTGTTCAACAAAAAAGGAATGCAGAAGTGTTAAATGCTTGGGATTCCACTATGCTCCATAGGTACTCACACTTACGGATTTTTCAGATTAGTGGTGGGAATAGCCACTGTAGGTGAGCAGGCTGAATAAATGCAGCCTCATTGATTTCTAGACTTGCATTGTAAATGTGATACATTTCCATCTATGGTGGGTTATAATTAAGCAATAAGACACGGCAGGTGTGTGTCATGCTACGATAATGATTCCATGCGTTGGGTGAGTTTTGAGGCTCATAGAGTGCTTTCAGTGGTTCAAGAAGTGGCATTATCCCAGCATGACACATCCTGGAGTGTCTTACTgcaattaaatatattttcagcgtaggtttttttttttaaaagagtaatTTCTTTGACATTAATGTCTCATCTTGCCAAGTAGCCAGTCACCATTACTGTCATTTCTTTTAACTATTTGAAACTTTCCAACCCTGCCAAAAGTAATTTAGTTGCATGGCAGGGAGGGTGAGCAGTTTGTCAGCTGGTAACTGAACAGTGTTTTGACCTTGATAGTTCATATGTAAAAGATGGGGGTTTGAGTACTACTATTTTGCTTCAGCTAGTCAGTGAATTATTGGAGGTGCATAGTACTGAGAGGATGAAAAAGgaagtttctgtattttcttgtcTGTAGGTAAAAGAAAGAccctttgttttccagaaatcCGCCAAATCTTTGGTGTGatgaacagaaagagaaaatatgcaagataaaagcaaataaaatttacGTCTAATATGTAAGAACACTGCAAGTAGGAATTTGATTCCATTtcagaaaatgctaaaaatcatgttgtcttttaaaaaattaaagtaatttatAGAGAGAAAATATGCCTTGAAATTCAGACTAGATAAAACtgatagaaattaaaaagagacAGGGACATGTACCAAGGTTTAGATGTTACATCGTACATAAGAGTTATTGCagtaaaataagcatttttccTGCTACAAATGTCAGTGccttttctcatttaatttcatGACCTAAGTAGGTAATCAACCGTGTCAAGCAAAGCATGTGTTCATGATAATGCCTATGTATTTCATGTCTGTGTTCTCTCATTCACTTGGGCAACTACGGTTTCAAGTGGAGAATGTAGTGCTGTGGTGATAAAGTAAAGGCTTTACAGTGTAAGAGCACTGGATTTCATgttaaggaggaaaaatactAAGCCTTACTGTTCTGAGTAGGCATTTGAATGACATGTTAATTAAGTGGCATTGATGCCAGTGATTGAAGCTTTGATTTAGCCAGTAACACAGGACTATGGGcagattttcacagaaatttggGAGTTTTCAAACTTCTAAAAGACACAGGTCAAAAAGGTCAGAACTGTGGTGTGCACAATATTTGGAACTTCTTTTTAATCTTATTCCTGTGTTCTGTCAGAGGAAGATGTTGTAATtcccaaaattatttccattggtCTGGTTGGAAATTGTAATAGTGCTTGTCTTCTTGGCTTTGGGACTTTgggactttatttttttaaccctaacatactgttttctttgttcAGCCTCTCTTAGAAAAACTACAGTCATTGatcaaagaggaaaatataGGCCATGTTGAACCTGCAGGTAAAACAGAAAGTCAAACAAGTTTAGATGTTTATGATGGTAACAGTCAGACTGAAGAAAAGTATGGAAGTTATGACTTGAGAGATCTGAAGGAtgctcattttcattttgatcCAGAAGTGGTCCaaataaaagctggaaaagcagaagtaaGTGATTTACGTgaatttgaaaacagaaaaatgaaagacctttctaaattttaaatttaaagaatGAAATAGATACATGCCATCATGTTTGTTACCTGCAGATTGACAGGCGGATATCAGCTTTCATCGAGAGGAAACAAGCCGAGATCAATGAAAATAATGTCAGGGAATTTTGCAATGTTATTGATTGTAATCAAGGTAACTGGCTAGCCAGACTTTAATCTTCATAGGAATTTAagttgtgtggggttttttgtttaattttttttattttccaaaagcaCTAATCTGTATTTAAAACTGAACTTTCTCTTAAGagtaactttattttaaaatttagaactTGAATGTGTACTTCAGATGTCAGATAGAAAAACAAAGTAGTCACTGGATGACAACGTTTAAGGCATTCCATACAGAAAAATTGTATCTCTTACTGTGTTAATTTTAAGAGCTGCTATCTTAGTTCATATGGTTTTGTAGCTATTGTTCCCAGTGTTTTAACTAGATATTCCTCCAAAGTAAATGGAATTGCAGTTCAGAAATGTCTTGTAAATTGCATATTCAAATTGAAGTTAATTTAATGCTAGTTAAATtacaaagaagtatttttacAATTAATTTGAATTACTAGCTACTTgaaatgacctttttttttttttttaacattgctCACATTGTTGGTGTTTTTCATACACCAACTAGTACAATTGGCTGTATCTGTAACCAATCTTAAATCCATCTGGTAGACTGGATCCCCTTTACAGGATCAGTAACTGTAGCCAAATGGATTTTTGAAGTTAAGACAGTTTTATATATGTGAACTACGTAAGTAGTATAGAGATACCTTCTAAGTACCTGTGAGCCCACATGTGCATTGTCTCTGTGAGGTACTTACGCTCTTAGAGATCAAAGCTTATTGTTCAGTAAGCTTCTTAGAGAGTTTAACTGCTTGAATGTTAGTTGGAATGTAAGGATATATGAAGTTTAGTAGAATATGCTAGAAAGTAAAACACTGTTTCCCAAAATTGTTAATTAAGTACAGAAGAAATGATAATAAGACCTGTCTCATTGTTCAGgcataataaaatatatgtaaagcTTTGGTGTATATGAACAGAGATTAATATATAAACATTAGAATAAATTAAGGTGGTCCATACTATAGGTTTCTATGGTTAAGCAAATGGAAGAATTCACATGGATCAGAATAAATGCAGGAAGGTTTAGGAAAGAGTGCTGATGAGTAAACTAGATCAGTCAAAAATAGAAGAGTTTCAGAAAAGGACATAAAACCAGAATAACAATggtaagcaggaaaaaagcttctgtacaggaagaaagaaataagtTACAGAGAAATGCAGTGAAAAGTAAGAACCAAATAAATTTGGTCCTGACCCAGTAAATTTCTCTATACATACGTGCGCACATTAATACGAGTGACTTATCCAATTAAAACTAGTAGGTCCATGCAAGTGTGTGAAACTATTAATGGGCAAGTGTTTATAGAATGAATTaagtatttctgattttttttttattgtttgaagCATTTTAATTAGATTTGTTAAAAGCATCAAGGCTGATGGTGGTTAGAATATTTTCAATTATAAATACATAATTAGGACCTCACTTGTTATGtcattatttatttagaaaatagcTGTGCCAGAACAGACGCAATTTTCACACCCTATCCTGGATTTAAAAGTCATATAAAGGGTAAGCAATTCTTTTAATACCCATTTAAGTGTCCAGATATGACTGCACTGATAAGTTTTTGATATCAAAACTTTTTATAGAATGCTCAAAAATGCAAACTTAACGTACTGATTTTTGACTCTAGTGAATACTTTTACATCTTCATTTATGTCTCCAAGGTTTTAAATCTAAATTAATGGTTAGGCACTaaagaccaaaacaaaataGCCTATTTTCATTGTCTGAAACGAAATGTGGAAAAGATAAAGGAGGACAGAGAAGCTGAACAATTCTTAGTTTTTCTTTAAGGTGAAGCCATCAATAAGGAAATGAGATTGAATAGGATTATcttctatttttcattaattggAGTAAGTGTATTGAAATAGAATATAATTTGGGGACAGTGGAAGTTCTAAGACAGATTTATAAGAAGTGACATGCTGGGGAACGAGTTTATCACTGCACTAACTTTTGGAAAGGCATAAATAATATGGAAGCGATTGTCTAACAGAAGCTGTGTGTAAAATACTGCTTGTTCATCTGCTACTCTCTAGGTATATGCAAATTACccttctttaaaaacaaattaaataccCAAAAGAATGAAAGTAACCCTCCTCTCCATTTTTGAGAGTGATAATATTCAGTTATCCACTTAATATTGGTCCTAGAAACCAATAATTATTTTGAATTCTGTAATTCAGAATAATACTGTAAAGCACAATAATAAGTATTGGAAGGTATGGTGAGCTAagaaggagatggggaagtgaGTTCAATTTTAGAATCTTTCACACAGAACCTCTTTGAATAAGTCAGTGTTTTAAACTGAGTGTTAATTTGTAAGTTGGCAGCATGatacaggaaaaaagggaagtttGCACTTCAAGGAACAGTTCATAactgaaatgtgaaaaacaCTTAGAAAGGAATTGGAAGTAAAACCAgcataaattaaaacaagaatGTAGCATGTGGCCTTCATGAAGTATTGAGTAGGATGgtggttgtgtgtgtgtgcttcagCATCTGGAGTTGCCAGTATAGTCTTTAAATCTGCAGTACACTGCAGTAATTCTATGAGGAGAACTTAAGAAATGACTGTGATTTAACAAGAAGTGATCAAAGTCTCCTGATGAAGACATGGTCAGCATGGGTAAAAGATAGTCCCAAATGCAGCTGAAGAGTCACTAAAGCTTTTACTCAAATGACAAAAATTAGAAGTGAACTTCCTTGCTGAGGTTTGTATTGGTTCTTCCAGTTGTGTACCTCCCCTCATCTTCATATATTTATGATGCTTCCTGTAATATGAGGTCTGGCCTCTTCTTTGTGTTCACAAAAGCTCACATGTACAACTGCTGACATAGATACCTAGGTTTCTGCTGTTTATCAGCAGCTGATGACAAATTCTTGACACTGCCATTCTACATGAATGTATGAGTAATTCTTTTACTTTGCATATGTAAAATCCTAGGTTTTTGCTAGGTTTAGTTACTCCTgcaaaaaaataggaaaatgctTTTACTTGAGCTTTTGATCTTAATGTATGTGGAACCCTTCATATGCAAGACTTTCATGAAACTGATTTAACACAGGTTTTCATGCTTGAATACTTTGATTCTTTTAGTTAGATCTGCTTTGTGCGTCATGTGCATATATgtgaaatttattttgtctttaaacAGTTTCTAGGGTAGTAAATACATATGGGCCTCAGACTAGATCTGAAGGAACGCATGGGCCCAGTCACAAAGCCAGTGTACCCATGCATGATTGTGGAAACCAAGCTGTTGAGGAGAGATTGCAAAACATTGAAGCACACTTACGGTTACAAACAGGTTTGTATCGTGT
Encoded proteins:
- the LOC125327781 gene encoding MAP3K12-binding inhibitory protein 1 isoform X2, which produces MAAAVPGPLLPGGRAPEVDPAASEVASSALRCLVGLAGQLNLGDDIVKVVIDWSKLQSTSALQPALLFSALQQHILCLQPLLEKLQSLIKEENIGHVEPAGKTESQTSLDVYDGNSQTEEKYGSYDLRDLKDAHFHFDPEVVQIKAGKAEIDRRISAFIERKQAEINENNVREFCNVIDCNQENSCARTDAIFTPYPGFKSHIKVSRVVNTYGPQTRSEGTHGPSHKASVPMHDCGNQAVEERLQNIEAHLRLQTGGPVPRDIYQRIKKLEDKILELEGLSPEYFQSVSCSGKRRKIQSPHSYSLAELDEKINAIKQALLRKTKESKSKESEQLLR
- the LOC125327781 gene encoding MAP3K12-binding inhibitory protein 1 isoform X3, whose translation is MAAAVPGPLLPGGRAPEVDPAASEVASSALRCLVGLAGQLNLGDDIVKVVIDWSKLQSTSALQPALLFSALQQHILCLQPLLEKLQSLIKEENIGHVEPAGKTESQTSLDVYDGNSQTEEKYGSYDLRDLKDAHFHFDPEVVQIKAGKAEIDRRISAFIERKQAEINENNVREFCNVIDCNQENSCARTDAIFTPYPGFKSHIKVSRVVNTYGPQTRSEGTHGPSHKASVPMHDCGNQAVEERLQNIEAHLRLQTELCFSVQCTHSPLLFSHLWSGKCCSLSSTTHTCPLTSDAQWRLF
- the LOC125327781 gene encoding MAP3K12-binding inhibitory protein 1 isoform X1, whose amino-acid sequence is MAAAVPGPLLPGGRAPEVDPAASEVASSALRCLVGLAGQLNLGDDIVKVVIDWSKLQSTSALQPALLFSALQQHILCLQPLLEKLQSLIKEENIGHVEPAGKTESQTSLDVYDGNSQTEEKYGSYDLRDLKDAHFHFDPEVVQIKAGKAEIDRRISAFIERKQAEINENNVREFCNVIDCNQENSCARTDAIFTPYPGFKSHIKVSRVVNTYGPQTRSEGTHGPSHKASVPMHDCGNQAVEERLQNIEAHLRLQTGGPVPRDIYQRIKKLEDKILELEGLSPEYFQSVSCSGKRRKIQSPHQSYSLAELDEKINAIKQALLRKTKESKSKESEQLLR
- the LOC125327781 gene encoding MAP3K12-binding inhibitory protein 1 isoform X4, which gives rise to MAAAVPGPLLPGGRAPEVDPAASEVASSALRCLVGLAGQLNLGDDIVKVVIDWSKLQSTSALQPALLFSALQQHILCLQPLLEKLQSLIKEENIGHVEPAGKTESQTSLDVYDGNSQTEEKYGSYDLRDLKDAHFHFDPEVVQIKAGKAEIDRRISAFIERKQAEINENNVREFCNVIDCNQENSCARTDAIFTPYPGFKSHIKVSRVVNTYGPQTRSEGTHGPSHKASVPMHDCGNQAVEERLQNIEAHLRLQTELFWQEEKDSISPSELFIG
- the LOC125327781 gene encoding MAP3K12-binding inhibitory protein 1 isoform X5, producing MAAAVPGPLLPGGRAPEVDPAASEVASSALRCLVGLAGQLNLGDDIVKVVIDWSKLQSTSALQPALLFSALQQHILCLQPLLEKLQSLIKEENIGHVEPAGKTESQTSLDVYDGNSQTEEKYGSYDLRDLKDAHFHFDPEVVQIKAGKAEIDRRISAFIERKQAEINENNVREFCNVIDCNQENSCARTDAIFTPYPGFKSHIKVSRVVNTYGPQTRSEGTHGPSHKASVPMHDCGNQAVEERLQNIEAHLRLQTELFWQEEKDSISP